In Seriola aureovittata isolate HTS-2021-v1 ecotype China chromosome 17, ASM2101889v1, whole genome shotgun sequence, a genomic segment contains:
- the tmem220 gene encoding transmembrane protein 220 gives MGEVSKAQSTGTWLFVIWQVCNVFMSLFFALATYVQINDPDAGLWMVGYGVPAVLCVFIGLKPHVTETLPWRRVADLHVMISSAVIAMLGWTLYKERITQIFQQEEGREFSGLMLTVVWLLLCRHSGRAPVGMLRVSTAVAITVFPFVAWLYYYINKELRLNWPSHCKTAI, from the exons ATGGGCGAAGTTAGTAAAGCGCAGAGCACCGGGACATGGCTTTTTGTCATTTGGCAAGTCTGCaacgttttcatgtctttattcTTCGCTCTTGCCACATATGTTCAG ATCAATGATCCAGACGCAGGGTTGTGGATG GTTGGGTATGGGGTCCCTGCagtcctgtgtgtttttattggcttGAAACCACATGTGACAG AGACTTTGCCCTGGAGGCGTGTTGCTGATCTCCATGTGATGATATCTAGTGCTGTTATTGCCATGCTGGGATGGACACTTTATAAAGAGCGGATCACACAGATCTTCCAGCAGGAGGAGGGCAG AGAGTTTTCTGGTCTCATGCTGACAGTTGTATGGCTTCTTCTGTGTCGCCACTCTGGAAG GGCTCCGGTCGGGATGCTCAGAGTCTCTACAGCTGTTGCCATCACAGTCTTCCCCTTCGTGGCCTGGCTTTACTACTACATCAATAAGGAGCTGAGATTGAACTGGCCTTCACATTGTAAAACTGCTATTTAG